The Larus michahellis chromosome 9, bLarMic1.1, whole genome shotgun sequence genome contains the following window.
GGGCTTCTCAGGTGGGATTTCTAGCCTGGGGACGGGGTTTTTGGTGTCTCCCCTCTAGCATCTCCTGTCGTCTGGACTCCACAGGACTCTGCTTGTCCCCCAGTATGGATCCGCTCCATCCTCCTTGCCTCCTGGCCACTGGCAGGATGGGGGGAGCTCAGCTTCTGGGCAGGGCTTTTCTGCCACCAAAGGGGGTCCCCTTACGGAGGGGCTGAAGACAGACCCAGGAGATAAAATGCTTTCAGATGTTCTCTCAGGGTGGGAGAAGTGCCTGATGGAGACAGATGGGATTTGGCTTCTCCTTATGTTCCTGCAGTTTTTGTGCAGAATGACGCGCCGAGCGAGTAACCCGCAATTTGTGGGCAGGGTGGGAACACAGACCCAGCCCGAGTTCGTGTTCTGCCTCCTTTGAGCGAGGGGTATTATTTTGGGACGGATGATTTTCTGGGGATCTCTAAATGAAAGGGTGAGCTACTTTACCCCTCAGAGGGAAAACAAGCTTTGAAAGCTTAAAGCCCTTTATGAAAACATTCCTTGGTTTCTGGTGagctcaggagctgctgagcttTGCAGTGAGACCGGGCGCCTTCCCAAAGGACACCGTCCCCCACCGTGGTCCACGCTCTTCCACAAGGGACCTGCTGCCAGATGGAGACCCCctgggggggggcgtggggttCTTATGCTGTCCTAAAAACGACCCTCAAGGTCAAGGTGGTGGGTGGTCTGGCATCTGAGGATGGACCAGCCCTAGCTTAGACAGTCCCCACCTCTCATTCACGGCAGGAGTCCCTGCAGAAAAGCCGATGACTGCTCAGTGCAGGCCAGATTAAAATAACCACGGGGATCCCTCCCGGCCCTGGGCTTTTGCAGCCAACGTGGCTAATCCCCCAAGGCACATGCAACCCATTTTTACTACAGGTGTGCGCCGCCGTCTGCCCGCCCACGCACAGCCCGGGTGCCCTTCCTCCGAGGCGCCAGCCATCCTACGCCGGAGCAGAGCCACCCacggcagagctgggggcagccagaTCCTCTCCAAAGCCCCGGATGTGCAATGCATGTGGAGGATCTTCGTTTGTATCTCCTCGATAGGAGCAGGCTGCTGCCACCAGCGCCTCTAACGGCATCTGGTGCTATGCTCCGGTGCTAGCTGGGGAACGTCAACTTCATCCAGTTGGGCACTGGCAGAAATCAGTGCCTGAAGAGCAGCCCACCTTCTCGGAAGAAAAACATCACCTCCGAGCCCAACATCCAGGAGGGAAGGAAACTGAACAAGGCTTGATTCTTCCCTTGACTCCCTATGGACGTCCTGGGTGGTGGGAGATGCTGGAGGGAGACCTCAAGGACAGCTAAGTAGGTGTAGATGCTTTGAACAAGCCCAGAGACAGACCCCCCCCGTGGTTTGGCAGGCAGCTCGCGATCTGGAAAAACCCAGGCACATTCCCAGGCAAAGCCAGCAAAACAgataacagcaggaaaacaccTTCTGCACTGTCTCCTCGAAGCTCTGGAGACTGACAACCATCCCCTGGTTCCATTTGCCCAGCTGGAGTGACTTGCCAGGCTTGTTCAGAGGATGAGGACCTCAAATAGATGTTTTTCCATGCCACCATTTCTCCACAAATAGTCTCTCCTAATGACCAAATGAACCAGGTTCTCCCCCCAGCCAGGGGCAGCAGTAAAAGGACACTCTTTCTATTACTAGATATAtgccaagaaaagaaagaaacccaaattTGATGGATTTTTGTTGAGCTAGATGTCAACGAACGTATTTTTTTCACAAAGTATCGGTTTTCAAGAAAACCGTCAGACTCTAAAATGATTCAAAAGTAAAACTCTTCCGCTCTGATCGTATTTCACCCGGGGTATTGGGTTTAACAGCCCAGATCACATAACCTGGCAGATCAAAACCAACTCAGCGTTGACTCTGCCGTTCTGCTCTCTCCCTCGGGAAAAATGCTTCCTCCCGTGAGATCAATTTTTCAGCCCAGTTCCAGAGgggaaaagcaaaattcaaaacACCAGCGTTTCTCACAAGGCAGCAATTTCTTTTCCCAATCAGTCCCAATTAATAATGATTAGAAAaatctttagttaaaaaaaaaaaaaaaaaacccaaacaagcaaacacggagtgcctgtcccctccccctttatttaaaaggttttcatccttcttcagcctctctcTCCACACAGAACTcaagttcctttttcttttctttttttttttttaaagctggttgTCATTTCCTCTTCAAAACGCTGTTGCAATGAGGAACAGGCCGttataaaaataccattttcgccttccccttctccagcagaGAGGGACCGCCTCGCCGCAGAGCTTCTGCTCGCCCAGGAGActccagccctcctgcctcctcGGAAACCAGCTGCAAACCTTTATCCCGAATGAACCCCAAAGAGAAACGCCCCTTTGGCTGGCGAGACGATCCTTTATCTCCCCGCACCAAGAGCTTCAGGAGAAGCAGCCGGAGGTGGAGGAGCAGGGGCAGATGGTGGCTGGAAGGGAGCCCAgagccagcagaggagcaggcggggttggggacatcagggCAGCGGGGACAACTGCGACAGCTCCCGCAGGCGTCGGCAGCGAGACGGGCAGGCTGACCCCTCCTGCCGGAGCTTGCGAGCCCCCACGTGAGCGCTGGGGATGAAGGCGTCACCCGGGCGGGTAATCCTGGACCCCACCGCTGGCATCAGCATCCCTGCAGGGATGCGCTGCAGGTCGTCCCAGCTGGGTTCAAAGAGGAAGAGGGGGGTCAGAGGCAAGAAGCCTCCAAGAAGTTTGTCCTCCTTCTCTTTATTTGAGTCCTTACACTAAAGCACGTTGCTCCCTGCCCGTGTGCGGCTCGAGCAACACCTCTGGGTGCAGCCAGCACCGCCTCCTTTGCGCCCTGGCACACCACGACGGAGGCGAGTGGGTTTTGTTCCTTTATTACACATGGCCCAGgcgtggcacagcagcagcagccacccccaGGACCGAACGCAGGCCCTGGAGAGCCCTTTGCAAGAGATTGCCGAAATGGCAAAGATTTTCATGTCGGGCAAAGACTCCCTTTAACCTGTGAAAGAGCCCGACTGCCGCTCGCCGGAGCaacccagccccatccctcgGAAGCCCCCGTCGCTATCGCACTCCAAAGGAAAGATGAAGGTACTTTTTTTCTGACAGACCTCCAGTTAGTTTGAGAGATGTATAAGCATTTTACGCCCTACAGCGTGTAAAGccttccccactcccccccacctccctccatgTGTGCATCTgccccctcccaaaccccccccccaccccccccgcaagGCATCCCAGAGCAGCAGCGATGCTTTGAATCAGAACTGCAAACACAGGGTGCGTCTTTATCTAACCTTCCCAAGCACTGACAGTCTAAACGCTAAGCTGCTTACATGGCTAATGGCAATATATCCGCGCTGTGAGGCTTCATCTTTCcaccccgcccgcccgcccacccTCCTCTCCGCTTCCCACCTTTCTCCATGTCCTTAAACCAACGCTTTCCCACTTGAACCCCTCAAATACAGCGTATGCAGCAGGTTCTCGGGGAGCTGCACGGCGTACAGGGTGCGAGAGCCGAGTTCAGTGTCCGACACGGACAAGCTCATCCAGCTGCAGGAATCCCAGCCCAGAGCAGAGTCCGgtgcatccccccccctccctcccaccccaaaacacGTACACGAGAGTGTCCAAGTCCACACATCCAGGGAGGGTTGGGAGCTACGGGCGGCTACTGCAGAAGtcggagagagggaagaaggttGGTGGTCACTGGTTGCTACAAAGAAGAGCTGAACAGGTTCAAcgtggaggaaggaaggaggagaaaacccAAGAACAAACTCAAAAGGAGGCAAAGGGAGGACGCTGGGATTCGGGGGTTGGATGTCTACCTTCTAGGCAACGGCCAgcacaggagaggaaagggagagttggtgtttggtttgtggggttgggtttggttttttttggtgtcacTCACGATAGAAAACATATTCGGTGTAAGAGGTCCAGATCCTGTCATCTGTCTGGTCGTGGGCGAAGGCACAGGTGCCTGTGGAGTTGCAAGCCACCATGTGGAAGCCGGCATCGGCCAGTTTATCAAAGGCTTGCTCCAGGAAGGTGAATTTGAGGTAGTACCTGGAGGTGTACCTCTCCGGGGGCCTGTCCGGGTCCCTGCTCTCGTTCAAGGTATCACCAAAGACCTCCTTGGCCAGCGACGTCTTGCCGCAGACCATGATCCGTGCCACCCTGCGGAACTTGGCATCTGtctggctgtccctgcccagggtgtaGGACCCTCGGTAGCCGATGGTGATGAAACCTGCCCTGCGAACGTCAGTGCTGGCAGCACCCACGCTGGTGGTGACGGCTCCCCCGGGGCCACCAGCCACGGCGCTGGGGAGCGTGGCACTGGCAGAGGTCAGGTTGCGGGTGGCATCCGCATTGGGGGAGAGCTCCTCCGGGTCGCTTTGGCATGGGTCGTCTCCCAGCGAGTTCTGCTTGCTGAGCTTGGGGGCCAGCATCTTCACCAGCTCTGGCAGCATGAAGTACTCGGCCTCTCGCTGCAGCCGGCTCCTCTCCGGGAAGTGGTCGGGCAGCACCAGCTGCTGGTCCCTCATGTAATCCAAGATGTAACGGAAGAGGAAACCATCCCGATCCACAAAGAACCGTCCCTTGCTGTCACGGGCCAGGGATCGGATGTTCTTCTGGGTGAACATCTCCCAGAGGAGCGAGCCAGGCACGCTGACCAGGGTGGGGTGGCGGGTGATGTAGACTTGCCCACCCACGTTGAGCTCAATGATCTCAGGGAAAGGGAAGTCCTCGCTGGGTTTGGCACAGCCTGCATTGTCTGCCAGGGCCATAGTGAGCTACCGCTGCCTTCCCACCTGCAACAAAAAGCAGCAACGTGCCAATGTTAAGCCTGCCAGCAAACGCAGCTCATCGTCCCACCGATCCCAAGCCAGATCGCACTTGCTTTGCGTCAGCAAGCAGTGTAGGATCAGGCCCCGGTCTCTCCAGGGGTCTAGAAGTCAGCTCTGTTCCCTAATCCCTGGCTCTTGGAATAAGTAGCGTTAGCTAATGCCGCCTTCCCTTCCACGCCACAAGAGCATTACCCATGGTCTGAACACGCCACCTCCACCTGCAGCCCTCCCGACAGTCaggtcctggggctggggctcagcacctttgcccaggaagaggcagtgATGCCGTGCTGATGTTAACAACAGGAAAGACAGAACCGTCCCACCCTGGCTCTGGCCGGCGACCCGCCTGGCCCAGCATCCTGCCGGTCAGGAGGAGGTGCCGAGCGTGCCAAGGCAGGACCGCATTACGGCGCAGTGTCTCCTGCCGAGCTGGAGGGGACTTTATCGTCCCACGCAAGGAGCGCCCACAAGTCTGGCAGAAAAGCAGCGCTAGATGCCACTGTAAAGGACAGAGTGACAGTGCCTTTTGGCACTCCTGCTCCTGGAAAGTACTCGATAGAGACTCGAGGCCAAGCTGAGAGCAGGTGAGAGATGGCAGAATCTCTCCAAGGGTCTGGGACCAAGACAAATACTGGGCTAGTGGTACAGCCTTGGGCCAGATGCCATGTATTTATACATTTTCCAAAGGCAAGCTGATTCTTAGGCATCTCTCGACACCGCAAATCAGCGCTTACATAAACCTGGCACAGCAGGCAGACTCCTGATCCAGCCTGGCCAAACCGTGCTTCCCACAGGGATTTGGGAGACCAGAGAGAAAAGGGGTTTTCCTGCGCTGTCCCCAACTGCCTGCCAGGGTTGGCCTGAAGCTCTGCCCACCCCCGGGTGAtgttcctgcagccctgggacctGCTGAAGTTGTCACCAGCTGCCTGTCACACACAgcactccccccccccggggacgggtCCCGCAGCCAAGAAACAACAGCAAAGGATCAACAGCACAGAAGGATCCTAACGCGGATTTCAGAGAAGataaagggcaaaaataaaactCTGGGGGCACTTTTGGGTGGTGGGGAGAGCTGAGCCTGCGTTTCACGGCCCCGCACCTCCTCCCAGCTCGCAGGGATGCCCGGGGAGAATGGGCTTGGAACAAGGAGCGGCTCAAACCTCCCAAGGAAGAGACTGCAAAGATCGGGAAGAGGATCGGGGAGGTTCACCCGGCTTCCAGCTTCCCAAATCCCCTCCCGCGCTGGCTTTGGGTCCCTTTCTCCGGCGATACGCTCTTCCCCTGCTACAGGCGACCAGGCGGGAGGCTGCCCGTGCCTGGAGCCAGAGCCCTTTttcagggctggggggagctgagggctgcagctgggctgggaccgcgcagggctggggggggggaacacaagGACAGCCGCCCCCCTTCTTCCTCCCGCCTGCCGCATCCCCGGACCCGGCAAAAAGCCACCGACGGGGACACCCCGGCTGCAGGAGCCGGAGCCGTCCCCGGGCTGGAACGGACGGACGGGGGTCGGGGACGACCCTGCCGTCCCCAGCCTCGCACCGCCCCGGAGGGACCCTCCTGCCCCGCATGCCGACCCATCCCGGGGGGCTgggaccccgccgcccccggtACCTCCGCAGGCGGCCGAGCCGAGCCGCTCCGCGCCGCTGCCGGTCCCGTCCGCGCCggtccccgccgcgccgccgccccgctccgctccgctctgCCCGCCCGGCGCTGGCCCTGCCGTTTTATGGCCGCGAAGGCGGCGAGCGCCatcccccgccggccccgggcccgcctcgcccccgcccccgctccccgcctcccccgccgcccccccggccccgcacccggCCCCCCTCGGGAAGGTccgtgccggggccgggggggtccagGAGGGGTCCCTCTGCATCCCCCGTCAAAGCAGGATTTGGCTCTAATCACAggaccatagaatggtttgggtgggaagggaccttaaaggccacccagtggcaccccctgccctgggcagggacacctcccaccagcccaggttgctccaagccccgtccaacctggccttgaacccctccagggatggggcagccacagcttctctgggcaacctgggccaggggctcacccccctcacagcaaagagtttcttccccagatctcatctcaatctcccctctctcagtgtaaaccccttccccctcgtcccatggctcccctccctgctccagagtccctccccagctttcctggagcccctttagggactggcaggggctggaaggtctccgcggagccttctcttctccaggctgaacccccccagctctctcagcctgtccccacagcagaggggctccagccctcccagcagctccggggcctcctctggccccgctccgacagctccgtgtccttctgctgttggatGCCACTCATCCCAATCTCCATTGCCATGGGGAGGTGCGTCTCCACTCTGCTCGGAGGGGACAGCACAGCTCCAACGAGCACGTGTCACCTCTCGTTTGGTGGCTCAGGTACCTGGGGGGGGTAATGATGCAGGGCAGGATGCCCAAGGGCCGCAGGTCCTTGTCCAGAAAGCCACAGCCTGTGGGAGCcctctttgctctttcttcacCCATATTAGCAGCTGCGTCAGGGCTGGCCTGGGGACACCTCAAGGTCCACGTAGCAATGTGTAGCCACAGAGCCAAGGCTGTGCTGAGACAGGGAATTAGGGATGGAAACAAGGTCACTTTTCTGCCCCAGACAATTTGCTCAGGGTCTGTTGAAAACTCTCACTTGTTTGGTCCATATTGCTGTTCCCGggataattttttatatatatataattcttgAGTATGTATTCTGTAGGTATATGTTTCCCAAGGTACGAGTAACACCTGGTGGGATCGTAAAGAGCTGGGCCTGTTGTGATAGCCTGTTTGTTAGTGCTGGTAAAGCCAGGAGTGAGAAGAGAGAATCCCTCTCccttctgtggttttgttgtttggttttttgttttttttttcaaaaggccAGTCTTctgtaaaggcagaaaaatacaaCAACTCCAAACAACCTCTCAGTATTTGCCTGTTTCCTAAAAGTCTGATGAAGGCAGGCTAAAATCCAACTTTCTGTGACAGTGCAGCTGTCTATCTGTGTTTATCTATGAGTTTATTTACATGTACCTGTCAAATTCTATATGGGCAGAAGACGTAATTTCTGCCCCACCTAAGGGTCGCATCCCGCACTGAGTCTGGGAACTCTAGTCCAAGGaatttttctgtttgggtttctcATGGCTGTTTTCTTGTATCCCAGCCGTGTCATGGCACCGATGTGTGATACGGTCACCAAAAGTACGGTTGGAGGTGGGATGTGAATGAACAACGCTGCTGTTCCCTGGGTCTGAcagtattttgaaagaataaatccGTAGGTATCCGCCTTTCTGTAGCGAGTCAAAGGCTTCCTGAAGAATGCCCTGACATGGAAAAGCAAACGCGGCATGGCTATGCAAAGTGGGGACGGCCTTCGTATTAAAATGAGCTTTTGCATTTGTCCCGGCAGGgctgtttgcttatttttctatGAATCGCAGGGTTTGGGGCCAGCAGCTCTGTTTGCAGGTAAGGGGGTGGGAGCGCTCCCTGAAAAATCCCGCGTTAGTGGAGGTGTCTTGAAATCAGCAGCACCCTGCGGATCCAGGGTTTGTGGTTATTAGCGACATGGATCAGGGCTGCGAGGGCTGACTTTTCACACATTAAACCAGGAGCTTTCCCATGTGCATATTTTGTGGAATATATTTATAGATGGGGGAAAGTTAAAAATGGGATAAAGCGTTTTGCGATTATGCGAAatgaacagcaaaaaaatccccaacctaaaaaataggaaaaaaagaaagaaaggggaaacagGGAATGTTTTTAACATCGTAACTCTTTTTTTACCTCAAAACTTTGTTTCACCTGCAAATGCTGTAACTTATGAGAAAAAGACGCTGAAAACTTGGAGACCCAAATTCCTCCTCACCAGACTGTTGTGTGAAGTGATTACAGCTGGGTATCGGACCTAACCGAAATTCAggctgggatggatggatggatggatggatggatggatggatggatgggtggatggatggatgggtggatgggtgggtggatgggtggatgggtggatgggtggatggatggatgggtgggtggatggatgggtgggtggatgggtggatgggtggatggatgggtggatgggtggatggatggatggatggatgatggaGATTGCTTTGCTCAAGAGATAGCTGAGGGATCCTCTTTGAATATAGCCTGTGGGGAAATTTAGTCACCGTGAGCCTGTTTGATTGGTAGGGTTGGGTCAGGATGAAATCCAGTGTATTTTTGTCTCTGTCTTCTGGATGCCTGATCCAATGTGACTACAGCTTCATGGAATAATTCCCAGTGAAGTTTCCACTCTGTCGGGATACAACTGTCCATCTCCAGAAGATGGTGTGACCCCAACCACATCCAAAGTTAATGGCTCAGCGTTTCACACCATCCTCCCCCTCTCACCCATCCTGGCCCACGAGGGACTTGCAGAGAAgcaaaggacacagaaaaaaacTCTCTGTACCAATATCTGTGCTTCTCCCTGCCAAAATCCCGGTGGCAGTCTTACAAAACCCTATCTGGTGCCAACACACGGCAGCCATGGAATGAAGAGCCTTGTTAAAAAGGGGTTTGGACACGTGCAAATGGGAGCAGCCAGATGCAACCAACAGACAGGCTGTGTGCGGGCAGCTGTACTTTGTATTAAAACCTCCACCATGGGCTGTCGCTCCATAAAACACCCCGGGGTGCCCAGTGGGAGGCAGTGCCCACGCAACATCCCCCAAGCCACAAGGactggggggctgtgggttttGCCTGAAGGAGTCCCCGTGGCTTGTGTTTCCCTCCCAGCACCGGTGCAAGCAGGGCAAAGGCTCTGGATGTGCGGGAAGGGCAAGCTGGAGGGTCGGTCTGGCGGGTATATTAGCCTTTATTTGCTGGAAGCACTTGCGCTGAGTTTCTCCTCTGTCCAGTCCACTATTTTCCCCAACTCTGTCAGCAACTGCTCTCTTTGAGGCCTTATAGTGCTCCATCAAACTTAGTTGAAATTGCCCAAAGAATTCAAAATACACGGGGGAGGGCAGACGCAGAGGCACACCGTCTCACACACAGCACGCTCGCAGGCGCGCCTGCGCTGCCATCGTGTTCATCTTGTTTCCTTAGGAAACGAGCCTAAAAATAACCTGAATTTGATAATGCATTTGGAAGGCTACAAAAGCAAGGCTGCCCCCAGGGGAATTAGTGGGAGGGTCCCCATAGAAAATCCTCTGCCCGGTGCCCTCGGCGAGGTGGCATCCCTGCCCGG
Protein-coding sequences here:
- the LOC141748716 gene encoding BTB/POZ domain-containing protein KCTD12-like, with product MALADNAGCAKPSEDFPFPEIIELNVGGQVYITRHPTLVSVPGSLLWEMFTQKNIRSLARDSKGRFFVDRDGFLFRYILDYMRDQQLVLPDHFPERSRLQREAEYFMLPELVKMLAPKLSKQNSLGDDPCQSDPEELSPNADATRNLTSASATLPSAVAGGPGGAVTTSVGAASTDVRRAGFITIGYRGSYTLGRDSQTDAKFRRVARIMVCGKTSLAKEVFGDTLNESRDPDRPPERYTSRYYLKFTFLEQAFDKLADAGFHMVACNSTGTCAFAHDQTDDRIWTSYTEYVFYRE